The Toxorhynchites rutilus septentrionalis strain SRP chromosome 3, ASM2978413v1, whole genome shotgun sequence genome includes a region encoding these proteins:
- the LOC129773948 gene encoding transcription initiation factor TFIID subunit 9, whose translation MENPEREKTEKLKIASQVKHIPKDAQVIMSILKELGVTDYEPRVINQLLEFTYRYVTCILDDAKVFANHARKKVIELDDVKLSTQMILDKAFTSPPPRDVLLEIARNRNNTPLPLIKTHCGLRLPPDRYCLSACNYKLRAAQQAKKMAKSSFEGRMNKSGGGKGGGAGGVKRPAVQSTPKTQVVSIPKPVFKFSTTPKAGAAKNAKGIANIGVEGSSGTEIKTEIEDPLGFVAGDSESGVKRKREEDDFEIVQ comes from the exons ATGGAAAAT CCTGAAAGAGAGAAAacggaaaaattgaaaatagccAGCCAAGTTAAACATATCCCGAAAGATGCACAAGTTATTATGTCCATTTTGAAAGAGCTTGGGGTAACAGATTATGAGCCTAGGGTTATAAATCAATTGCTGGAATTCACCTACA GATATGTCACCTGCATTCTCGATGATGCGAAAGTATTTGCTAATCATGCGAGGAAGAAAGTCATTGAGTTAGACGATGTGAAATTGTCTACTCAAATGATTTTGGATAAAGCGTTTACGAGTCCTCCACCACGAGACGTGTTGCTGGAAATAGCTCGCAACCGGAACAACACTCCTCTACCATTGATCAAAACCCATTGCGGTCTTCGGTTACCTCCGGATCGTTACTGCTTGTCGGCTTGCAATTATAAACTTCGAGCGGCCCAGCAAGCGAAGAAAATGGCAAAATCATCGTTCGAGGGACGAATGAACAAATCTGGTGGTGGTAAAGGGGGTGGTGCCGGAGGTGTTAAACGTCCGGCCGTTCAATCTACACCCAAGACGCAAGTGGTATCGATACCGAAGCCCGTGTTCAAGTTCTCAACGACGCCGAAAGCAGGTGCAGCGAAAAATGCGAAAGGCATCGCAAATATTGGTGTGGAAGGATCGAGTGGGACGGAGATAAAAACTGAAATAGAGGATCCGCTAGGATTCGTTGCAGGTGATTCGGAAAGCGGTGTGAAGCGAAAGCGCGAGGAAGATGATTTTGAAATAGTTCAATGA